In Vulpes lagopus strain Blue_001 chromosome 15, ASM1834538v1, whole genome shotgun sequence, the sequence TAGGGAGTGGGCTAGAGTGGGCTAGGGACATCGTTTAGGCCTGGGCAAGTTTGAAGATAGGACCTAAGGGAGAGGCAGTGGGCCCAGTGGATCCAGCAACTGTCTGTCTTCTCTCTAGGGACGGTACCCATGGGAATGGAACTGAAGGTGGGAGTGGGGCCAGAGTGAAGCCAGATGTGACCGGTGAGGCCCTGACTTCCTGAGTCTGTCtgtctggctgtgtctctgcactATATTACCTGACTGGTCTTTTACTTgcatcccccacctccaccccagaaCTCTGCTTAGATGGCTGGAGCTTTGATGCTACCACCCTGGATGAACATGGGGCCATGCTGTTTTTTAAAGGTAGGAGGTGCTGGTGTTGGGCTGTTTGGGACTTCAGACTTGGTCCCATTCTCCGAGGGTGTATCTATCTGTGGGAGATCTTAGGAATTATCTGAGGGCACCACCCACAGTTTCTCTGTAACTATCTCAGTAGGCCAAAAGTTTGTTCTGGGTCCCTCAGTGAGTGTGTGTTTTTCAGGGGAGTTTGTGTGGAAGAGTCACAGATGGGTCCGGGAGCTAATCTCAGAGAGGTGGAGGAATTTAACCAGCCCCGTGGATGCGGCCTTCCGCCGTGGTCACAACAGTGTCTTCCTGCTCAAGGTACTGCTTGGTCAAGGTCAGGGCTGGGCCAGGAAGTGCTGGAATGGGCATGTTAGACACTCCCTTGGGTGGCCCTAGCATGGACCCCTTACAGTAGGTTCCAGGTTTCCTTCCCCTGTACCTTCCTTTCCTGAAAAAGCTTATGATAAGGGAGTGTATGTGCATGTGGGCCTAGCAGGCCCAGCATCCAGTGGCTATTCTTCAGGCCCAATCTTTGTCCTCTCTGCTACTCCTCATGCCATTGGCCATCCTTTCCTTCTTGGTAATCTCTTCCCTTAGTCTCCAAGACTCTGCATCATGTACTTCTCATATGGTGGCCAGGCTGTTCATAACAAGGCACCTGGCTGAGGGGTGAGGGGAAGATGAAATCCAGCCTGCTGTGCTCACTGAGTCCCATGCTCTGGCCAAGGCTGTGTCCACTTGGAGGAAGGGAATTTTCTAACTTGCACAAGGCCATGTGTCCTGGGGGTGGCCCTCACTGCCAGCTTTATTTCCCTCTTGCCTCTTTCCTGCTCATTTACAGCTTCCCATCCTCAGCCAGTCCCTGAATGTTCTTTGGAGAGCTGCTCCAGCCATTTCAATACACCTTCCCTGGGTGATCTTAACTAGTGGTTGGCTCTGAGGACTCTATTGTGGACACCAGATCTGTATCTCTCCCAGAGCTCCAGACATCTCTTTCCCATTTCCTGGCAGACATCTTTGGCTAGATGTTTTGTGGGCACCTCAGATCCAGTATCCCTCAAACTGAACTTAGTATCTTTCTCACAAACCCAACCCACCCATCCTGTTGTGTCCCCTATTTCATTAAGTGGCACCACCCTGTCCCATTTCCTGCAAGACAGGTACACATGAATTTCAAGATTTGGCCTCTGGTGATCTTTCTGGGCTTATCTTTTCCCCCATCACACTCACTGTGTGTCAGTTACATGAGACCAAATATAGTACTCTGAGCATGCTCTGTAtctgttgctccctctgctggTAACACCCTTTCCACAATTGTCCTACTGAATTCCTACTCAGTTTTCAACTCTTGGCCCCAatgcttcctcctctgtgaagcctttcAGGAATTCTCTAGGTAGGCTTAAGCATTTCCCCTGTATTCCAATGCACTTCACGTGTTTCCACTTTGGTGGTTGCATGGCTAGGACTGTAGGATTTTCTGCTTTTCTACACTGAACTTCTTGAAGGCAGAGACACTCTTATCATCCCTTTATCCTCAGTGCTTTTCACAATACCTGGTATATAGTAGTCAGTCAGCAACTATTTCTCGAGTGaatagataaatcaataaatagatagatgaccaaatgaatatatgaatggatggatgattgCAGGATGACTATTTTATTTGTGGATATGTTTGCCAAGACTAATAGTGTTATAGATAAGTGTGTCATAAGAGTGTCTGGTTATACATAGTCAGATGTGTGCATATGTTATAGTAATGGTGGTGGGATTTGCACAAACTAAGGTATGTATTTGTGCAAGGGGTAACACATTGCTGTCCACAGGTAGATCAAAAGTGTGTAGGGCCACAGGGGGAATACTGTATACATGCAATAGATCAAAGATGTTGTGTGTGAATGCAGGTGGCAGTATGTGGGTAAACAGTTAAAAACATTGAGTGATTTGTATGCAGGGAGACAAAGTCTGGGTGTATCCTCCtgagaagaaagaacaaggatATCCAAAGTTGCTCCAAGAAGAGTTTCCTGGAATCCCATCCCCTGTGGATGCAGCTGTAGAATGTCACCGTGGGGAATGCCAAGATGAAGGTGTCCTCTTCTTCAAAGGTCAGCCCAGGCTGGAATAAGAGAGCCTGGAGTCATGATGGGTTGGTGGTGATTGAGGTTGTGGCAAGGATGATGGTGGTGAGGGAACACCATGTGGCTTCccaaggaagggaagaaatagaGAAGTCAGTTATGGTCTAGAGGTCAAATAGGGTAAGGAGAGGAAGTCATCCTGGGTGAGGTAACTGGGTGTAATTCTGCTAAAAGTTCTTCACTGCTCCCCATGATCTTTAGGATAAATCTATGTCCCTTAGTCTTATATACAAAGTTTTCCATCACTAAATTCCTACTGACCCTCCAGCCTCAACATTCATCATGCCTTTACCTTGAATATGAAGCTCCTAAAACTCTATGATGTTCCTTGTACACCCCATTTGCTTCATGCTTCAGACTTTCCTTTCTTTAAGTTCCATCTCCTCCTCTTTTCTGCCTTGAAACTCCGGCTTCAGGTATTAGTTTAAATATTACTTTCTCTGGAAACCTTTCCCTGTCTTTCCTCACTGCACTTGCTGAGCCAATCATGTGCGTTTTGCTGctgaattttattatatgatcACTCTCTTCACCTGTGTCCCTGCTGGGTGTGAGCTCCATGTGGCCAGGATCATACCTGGCCCATCCTGGGGTCCAGTGCTAGCAAAAGAGAGGGCATAGCCTGGCCTCACTGAATGCTTGTTGATTGACTGGACAAAGGTAACCAAACATGGTTCTGGGACTTGACAACGGGAACCAAAAAGGAACGTTCCTGGCCAGCTGTTGGGCACTGCTCCTCTGCCTTACGATGGCTCAGCCGTTACTACTGCTTCCGGGGTAACCAATTCCTGCGGTTCAACCCTGTCACGGGAGAGGTGCTTCCAAAGTACCCTCTGGATGTTCGAGACTACTTCATACCCTGCCCTGGCAGAGGTGAGAAAGTCTGAGCCCCTGAAATCTACTAGAATTCATCTACCTTCCCTGAGTTTGCAGACCCCACATACCCAGCTCCTACCTTAATTCTGTGGTATAGCACCTTGGCCCTTGCCCTAGCCCCATCTCCATTCTGGACCTTCCCAGTTGTCCTCCTAAGGGAGAAGTCCACATCCCCACTAACCATAGCCATCTCTTCCACCTCAGACTTCATTCCAATCAGACTTCATTCTGCTTCCCTCTGTtttccccttcacctatttctctCCCCAGGTCATGGACACAGGAATGGGACAGGCCATGGGAATGATACCCATCATGGCCATGAGGATATGCGCTGTAGCGCATTTCCAGTCTTGTCTGCACTGCTGACTGACAACCATGGTGCCACATATGCCTTCAGTGGTGAGAGATGCCTCCCTGACTCCCCCATCTCTGCCCTTCATACCTCCCATCTCTTTCATGTGTCTCCCATCTCTGATATACTTCCTCTATTTTCATCACTGCATCCCTTCTTTTGTCCCCTTGGGCCCCATCCTTAGCATCATTGGCATGTGATTTTTTATCTCTCATCTCCTCTGATTCATATTGTTCAACCTTGTCTCTCATTCCCCAGGCCTCTAACTTCATTTATCTGTCTGCCCTATAATACCATCTACTCTCAGGTCTGTGCCCTCTTTGGATCTCTGTGACTCCTCATATTCCTTTTGCTCTTGCATGTCTTGCCAGGTCCTCTAGCTCCCCTTAAGCATATTCTCAGGAGCTCCATATTTTTCCAAGTGCCTCGTTCTTAGTTCAGGCTTTGGATACAGAATTACCTGggaagggatacctgggtggctcaatagttgagtgtctgccttaggctcagggcgtgatcccagagtcctgggattgagtcctacatcaggctttccacagggagcctgcttctctccctctgcctgtgtctctgcctctctctgtgtgtctctcaacgaataaattttttaaaaatcttaaaaaaaaaaaaaaagaattacctggGGATAAGATGTTCCTATTGCTGAGAATAAGCCAATAAATTTTGGGTCCCTTAGAACTTTAGGAGATAGCTTTGCTGGTTTGAGGAGGTTTCTTCTTTTAGTGACCAGAGAGACATTTTTCTCCAGACCTGTGGCATTAATAGGTAAAAGTCATGTAATGATACCTCGGGATGTTCTGGCATTAGTCAGGCAGACAgtgatgagtctttttttttttaataataaatttattttttattggtgttcaatttgccaacaaacagtaacacccagtgctcatcccgttaagtgcccccctcagtgcccgtcacccattcacccccaccccccgccctcctccccttccaagtGATGAGTCTTGATCCACACTTGAGAATAACTCCAAGAGAAGGAGTAAACAATACTCAGTTTAAGACATACATATGATCAGATACAAATGTAAAATAGGAGTGAGAACGTAGAACAGTGAAAATCTTTTTTTGCTCCTAACCCCTGGACAAATCTGATCAGATATGACTATCAAACTATGATGAAAAAGACACAGTCATGAGGAGAGTATATCTACACAACAAGAATGCATGCTGAAGGAGAGCATTCATCCATGATGAAACACACACACTTGTAGTGCAAATATAGACTTGTACTGAGAATATATGCCATAGTAAGAACACATAATTACCAGAACATGCAGCTACGGTGAGTGCATGGGACCATCAGGAAGATAGACAGAAAAGgtgagacagagatagaggtagGTATGTAGATAGGTAGAGATATTGAGAAAACATGGTCAAAGGGACCACATAGAGATGTAGAGAGAATACAACTTGCCATGGAGAGATCACAGAACTTGCAGGCAACATGGCCATGAATAGAATGCAACTGAACtcctaaataaaaaatgttagctACGTTCCTTAGCTGATGAAAGAGCACTCAGATATGGAGGAACACTGTTTTGTTAAAATTCTCCAGCTGAGGAGAGAGCTCAGTCTCTTGACGAAAAAACTAGTGTGACCCAGGTCCTCAGCATAGGGCTGGTCCTCTACTCTTTCTGgtagatctttctttttcctctgcctcctaATTTCTTAcccattctttctactttttcacAATGTTGGCTTGCACAAGGCCCATCATGCCCTGGCCCTTCTCCATATTCATGATCTTTCAGCCTCAGTTCCAAAGGGAGACTGCCTCAGTTGCTCTCTTTTTCCACCTGGGGTTGCCAGAGAGGAAATCTGACGGACCCAGCTCATATTTGTATTCTAGACCACATTGAAGTGTACTCTGCACTCTGTGCATTTCCTAGTGATGCATTAGGGACCCATCACTTATTTCCTCTGCACAAAGAGAACCacagctcattctttttttttttttttaaagattttatttatttattcatgatagacatagagagggagagaggcagagacacaggcagcgggagaagcaggctctatgccaggagcctgacgtgggacttgatcctgggaccccaggatcacgccctaggccaaaggcaggcgctgaaccgctgaggcacccagggatccccaccacagCTCATTCTTAAAACAGGGGTCATAGCAGGGCAATTTCAGCAGGAGGTGAAGGTCTATATGTAGTCACTATGACATGCCCAGTAAACAACTATAGAATTTGTGGCTATAGTGAGAACATTGGCTGTTTAtgtaacacatatttattgagcatctgagAAACAATGGACATAGTTCTAGGCACTGGGATACAGTAGCCAATGTGGCAGATGAGACACATGCCCTCATAAAGCctgacagagggaaagaggactgtaatcaagagaaagaagagagtacTTTTAGGTCATTGTGAAGTGTTCTGGGAATATCAAAATGTTTCTTATCCTCAAACACCATTTGGAGGTAgtataaatggatttaaaaattattcatgttttaaaatataaaataaaaatgttagctGTCCAAAAAAGCTGTGACGAAATTAAGACAGGATAATGAGATAGAGGTGAGGAAAATGAGCTGTGCGAGAGGTGATGGTCCCTGCTATCAGTATCCAGCTGTTGAGAAGGTGCTGATTGATTATTCCAAAAGCAAACCCTGACAACTAATCTTTTACTTCTCTAAATACGAAGTATATTCTCTTTAGgggaaaattaatgaataaatatattctgtatttttgctCACGTGATTAATAAAAGATCTTCTGttgctctaaaaaaaaagcatctttgaAGAGATGCTTTTTGAGCTGagatttcaataataaaaaggcattaggaaaaaaaaaaggcattaggtaaaaaaataagatgaaataaaaaaaataagatgaaatcagagagggagacaaaccataagagattcctAACTATAGGAAACACAATTGTGTAAGCAAGGAATCCAGCTAGTAGTTCTTGCAGTTGTCTGGATTAGGGACAATGATAGCTTAGACTAAGATAATAGCAGCAGAAGTGGTGAGGAGTCATCTTGATACATTTTGGAGGTCAAAGTGACAGCATTAACCAATAGATTGAATACTGGTTGGagtggggaaggaaaaagaaaggtttttaagAATGACTTAGCTTTTGGGGACTAGGCAACTGGGTGATTGGTGgttcttttttctaaaatcagGAAAGACTAGGGAAAGAGtaggggtgtgtttgtgtgtgtctgtgtatgtgtctgtgtatggCAAGGGGCAGAAATCAGCTTGGACACTGTAAGCTTTGGTGCCTAATGGCCCCAAATGAACATGTTGGGTAGGCAATTAAGCCTCTCCTTTGAGCCTGATACTCAAAGGAGAGGTCCATGAAAGCTGAAGAGAACAGATATAAAGTCATTAGCatgtaaatgatatttaaagCCCCAGACTAGGTGAAATCATCAAGAGAGTGAGTATAGGTAGTGAAGAGGTCCAAACTAGAGGATTTTGATATAAGATATCAGGCTGAAGAGAAgagtagtaaaaaaataaataaaaatttaaaaataagaggaacACTGGAAGAGGCTGGTATCACAGGAGCCAAGATCCAAAAAGCAGATATTTCAAGAAGAGAGTTGTGAGCAATCCAATGCAGCTGAGAGGTGGAGCAGGATGGAGAGAATTGATGATTAGATCTGGCAAGTTGGAGGACACTGATGACCTTGAAAAGGACAGTTTCAATGGGAGGGAAACAGTATAAGTGGAATGGGTTGGGGAAGGAAAGGTAAGTGGGAATATAGACAATTCCTTTAATAAATTGTTAtgagaaggggaaaagaaggtCAGGGCTTGTCTGGCTACTCTCTCATTCTCCTGCCACTTCCAGGGATTAGAGAACACAGCTAGGTGAGAACACTTGGTGGGAGCATGCTGTGGTGCTTCCCTTTTAACTTCTGGTCACTATCCCTCATTATTTTTAGTATCTCTGCATATGGATGTCTGAGATGCATAGGGAGCCCGTGCCAAACCCCATGACATTAGCCTCCCTTGGCACGTTAGCCACTGTTCTCCATGCCTGCACTTCTGTCAGGGCCCTAGTAACTCCAGCTCTATAAGCAGGTTACCATGACCAGGTCACCACTGATCAAGTCCTGCCCTATCTCCTCTCACCTGGTCTCTTCCCTCTTGGCCTCTGGATgtattctcctctccctctcaagACATATCCCTGCACATGTTCCTTTCCTATTCATTGTCTGGCCTTTTCCGCCAGCACTAGAGTTATCTCATATCCCACAGGGTCCCACTACTGGCGTCTGGACACCAGTCGGGATGGGTGGCACAGCTGGCCCATTGTCCATCAGTGGCCCCAGGGTCCTTCAACAGTGGATGCTGCCTTTTCCTGGGACAATAAAGTCTACCTAATCCAAGTATGTGCTGGAAGAGAGGCTTGAAATGGAAACTAGGAGAATATCCAACTCTATGCTGATTAATGTCTGTTGTTCTCCAGGGCACTCAGGTATATATCTTCCTGACAAAGGGAGGCTATACTCTAGTAGATGGTTATCCGAAGAGGCTGGAGAAGGAATTTGGGAGCCCTCATGGGATCAACCTTGAGACTGTGGATGCAGCCTTTACTTGTCCTGGGACTTCTCGGCTCCATATTGCAGCAggtgaggggcatctgggtactAAAGGGTGGCTTGTTCTGCTACTTCTCCATGGCATAGATTCCCATCAGGGTTTGAGAAGGGCAAGGCCAGGATCCCATGATGTAGAAGCCATGTTTTGTTTGGCACCTTCTTCCCAGGACGACATCTGTGGTGGCTGGACCTGAAGTTAGGAGCTCAAGCCACATGGACGGAGGTTCCTTGGCCACATGAGAAGGTTGACGGGGCCCTGTGTGTAGAAAAGTCCCTCGGCCCCAACTCATGTTCTGCCAATGGTCCCAGCTTATATCTCATCCATGGCTCCGATTTGTACTGCTACAGTGATGTGGAGAAACTGAGCACAGCCAAGTCCCTTCCACAGCCCCAGAGAGTGAAGAGCCTCCTGGGCTGCAATCATTGAGAGGAGGGCTCTTGAGATGATTCTGGCCCATCCccttctctctgttttcctcacaATAAAAACCACAGTGCTACTTTGCTGGACTTAAGGTGCCCTGGTTGTGGAAgagtctcatttctttctttgaattgaGAGCCTCTTTGGAGGGTGTCAAGTTCAGATGAGGCTGCAAGAAgcaagggaggggagggctgaGGGAAAATTTCCCTGTAGACCCATACTCCGCACCATGGCCTCATCTAGTTTAAGGCCAACTCCTCCTGATGTGTTGGCACCTTGCTTTGTAGGAATTTGATGGGTAGAAGAGTAGACTGACAAGCTCCAACTGCTACACAGGGCTTTGTAATGGAAGGCCAGGCCATAGAGTGTCTCCTGACAGGCTCCAGGTTCCACTGGACCAGGAGAACTGCCTAAGATTCCTTCACCCATCTCACTggctgggaaggagggcaggagatGAATCTCGGCTTCTTAGATAAGGATGTACCCAGGGTTTGAGATTGGCTGGGGCTGGGAACAGAGGTTAGGGGTGAGGCACCAGAGCTGTGGGGTCTACTCTCAAGAAGTATCCTGAGCTTTCCCCTTCACTCTGGATGGTgtctggatgatttttttttttttaatgtgtctggaTGATTCACATAGGGCTGGGTGCCTCTCCTTCAGTCTGAGAGGTGGGTATAAGGCCAGAGTCCCAGATCTGGGCCTTATATAGTTGATGTGCTACATCTGGAGCCATCAATGCATCATGCCAGAGAGCTTGAAGGTGTCTATACAGTAATCCAGCAACTCTGGCACTCAAGATTAATCTCTTCCTCTCTATCGAAGGAGGAAATTTGTCTTCTCTTCTCCCACCTGCTCTGACACAGAGTCTTCAAGGAACTCCacgttgaaaaaaaaaaaaaaaaaggaactccaaGAAAAGGTCCCACTCATGCTTCTTTCATCCATTCACTTAGCACCTCATAATGTGTAGAACAATGTGTCACTCAGTGAATCACACAATCTCTGCCCTCAAGAATCTCCAACTCTATATTACAATCAAGAGGGGACCCTAGGGGCACTTGgggtatgtctctcatgaataaataaataaataaataaataaataaataagtaaataaataaaatctgaaaaaaaaacaacaacaacaggggaCCCCAGACAAGGCATTAGATAAATGCAGTAAAGTGAGATAGATATTAAGATGGAAGAGCCTATATACAAAGGAGAGTGGAGGTTGGAGGGGTTAGGAAAGGCTTCATGTGTAACACTTAATCTgaaattttttcaatattttatttatttatttatgaaagacagagagagagagagagagagagagagaggtgcagaaacataggcagagggagaagcaggctccatgcaggaagccagacgcgagactcaattctaggactctgggatcatgctctgagccaaaggcagacgctcaaccactgagccacctaggatcatgtgctgagccaaaggcagacgttcaaccagtgagccatccaTTAAAATCCATCTGAATTTTAATGGATGAGTAGAATGTATGGAAGTCCTTTATACACACTACCTACTATGTACTATCATGCCAGGAACATTATAGGTAGAGGAGGCAACATGAGCAAAGAAAAGCCAGAGTAGAAGAAATAGCCAGGATTGGGAACCACAGCTATTCAGAAGGGCTGAATGAGGGGCTGGTGGGAGGTGAGGTTGGAGAAGGAGGCAGCGGCTTGTCAGCTCATGTCAGACTAAGAAACATGGAT encodes:
- the HPX gene encoding hemopexin, coding for MAWALGLLGLCWSLAVAHPLSPDGTHGNGTEGGSGARVKPDVTELCLDGWSFDATTLDEHGAMLFFKGEFVWKSHRWVRELISERWRNLTSPVDAAFRRGHNSVFLLKGDKVWVYPPEKKEQGYPKLLQEEFPGIPSPVDAAVECHRGECQDEGVLFFKGNQTWFWDLTTGTKKERSWPAVGHCSSALRWLSRYYCFRGNQFLRFNPVTGEVLPKYPLDVRDYFIPCPGRGHGHRNGTGHGNDTHHGHEDMRCSAFPVLSALLTDNHGATYAFSGSHYWRLDTSRDGWHSWPIVHQWPQGPSTVDAAFSWDNKVYLIQGTQVYIFLTKGGYTLVDGYPKRLEKEFGSPHGINLETVDAAFTCPGTSRLHIAAGRHLWWLDLKLGAQATWTEVPWPHEKVDGALCVEKSLGPNSCSANGPSLYLIHGSDLYCYSDVEKLSTAKSLPQPQRVKSLLGCNH